The DNA segment gagaccccacctgcagtgctgcatccagctctggggcccccagcacaaggacatggacctgttggcgcaagtccagaggaggccaggaggatgctcagaggaccggagcacctctgctgtgcagacaggctgagagagttggggttgttcagcctggagaagagaaggatccagggagaccttacagcggcctgccagtgcctgaagggGCTACAAGGAAGCTGGAGCGGGGCTTTGTACAAGGGCCTGTAGGGACAGGACAAGGTGAATGGCTTTAAACTcagagggtagatttaggttaggTATTAAGAAATTCTTctctgtgagggtggtgaggctgcccagagcagctgtgggtgccccatccctgggatgctccaggccaggctggacggggctctgagtGACCTGccctggtggaaggtgtccctgcctgtggcggGGGGGTGGAACTGGATGgtttttaaggtcccttccaacccaacccattctatggttctatgaacTGTCAGAGCTGGTATGCTGGGAAGACCTTGGCAGAGGCTTGCTACATGAGACTGGGAGAGCTGGACTGCTGACTTCTGTAGCTTCTAggatttaaaaagaagcaaaaaagctttcaagatttttattatgtaCATGACTGAAGTAAAATGCAACTTCAGTCCACTTCTCTGCAACTGAAGCAAAAGGAAGTTCACAAACTTCCCTATGATAAGACTGCAGGGAAATGTTTTTCAACTTCtgcctatttaaaaaaaaaaaggctattttcttaaaagagCAAGCCTATATCTAGAGAGCTAGAGTGTGAAAATCTTTATAAATTAAGATTAAATCAATGCAGTAGCATGTATACATCCTGATCTGGGACGATACAATTTCTtacaggaagaggaaaaggtcTGTTATTGTCAAGGCAGCTTTCCTATCAACGTGTAGAAACCAAACATTGAAAGTTGAACCAAAGTAGCTTTGTGTGAAGTTAATGCCTAATTAACTTGTATAGCTAAGGCTTAAAATACTAGGGCTCAGTCTGGTGACTTTTAGGAGCATAGTAAGCTGTTTACTGTTTGGGCCATCTTAATGTGCAATAAGGATATCCTGTTCTGGGATGTATCGTTCTAAGTGATGTAAGTCAAATCAGGAAAAGCCACTTTACAGTAAGTGGGAATTCCTGTGTTTAGTTTGTTACCTTCAAAATTAtgtgaaatggaagaaatcttgtactatgatatttttttttttaaatgtcttgtAGTAAAATATTCTGAGTAAGCCAGAAGTATCGACCCAATGTCACCTTAAAAGTTCTCACTGtagcaaagaataaaaccagTCCCTTGCCTGTTACTTCAAATGCAGTAATAGGAACTTCCCGCAAAGCATTGCCATAGGAAGTTGCGTAGTTTTTCACCAGAGGATTGCAGCAAAAGTGCTCTTCAGGCTGTGTTGCAAGACACTTTTCAAAAAATTGTATACCTTTActgtagggagaaaaaaagctagtcttttttttaaatagctgtggTGTTTTCATGGTATCAAGATGAATGTTTAAAGCAGACTGTCTTTGTTATTGTTATAAATtgatataatatatataaaatatacattattaTATAAGTATTTGGGGAAACTTTAGATTTTCTTCCTGATTGCTTCCTTAGAAAAGAGTAAGAGATCAAGGGTAGTGTGCAGACCACAAGCAAGATGAGGTGTAGTTAGAGGCAAGATTACTTATTCCCAGTAATTACTGTAAGGGGGTTGGAGGTGGGAGGGGCATAATAGAGAAGGTTTTCAACACTAACTTCTGAAATAGAAGCAACAAACTTCTAAGCTAAATACAAGTTGAGCACAATTTTCGAAGCTCAGATAAATTGTTGTAAACTTGTGTTTAGCTGTAAAGTTTGTTGCTTCTCTCTCCAATGTAAAGAATCTCAaaaacttgtttttccttccccccccctcccctttccatCCCAATGCCATCATGTATTTTCACTAGCGTAGGACAGCAGTGCTTTCATGATGGGAATGTAGCGTTTTGCTGTGTGTCCTTTAGTTAGCTGGAGCTAATTTCTCTTACTGTATTCTAGAGATGCATTTTGACCGGCTCATGGGTTTCCCCAGATAGGGAAACTGGGTGATGATAGTGCTTCCCACTTTGGTGATAATTGTGGAAGAGATGAGGGAGTGAGACCATAATACTGTGCCAAACAAATCACGCTAGCAGCCAAGTAACATCCAGCCTGGGCTTGCCGCAGCTGGGAGGAATGTGGGTGTGTGTCCCTGGAATCATCCAGTTGTTCGCTAGCCGGGCGACGTATGTCTTTTTGCAGTGTACGTACAGTGTGATAACTGGAGAAAGCTCTGGAAATTCCTGCCAGATAGTTTTAGCTCCTCAGAACAGCTATAAAAGGTTTGATTTACTAATGTCGTCAGTGTTATTATTTCCTCTGAATCAGTTCTGAAGAAGAATGGTAAAAATTGTTCACAGTAATCTAGGGGTGAACTGAAAGCTgttgggggagggaaggaaaagttGCTGGAAAAACAGATGTCACACAGGAATGTAGTTAGTCTGTCATACTTGCACTAAGGGAAACTTTATGAGCTAAATCAGAATCATAAACTAAATGTGTTTTTGCAATACAGAAAGACGAGGTCCACGTGGATGTTTTGGCTAGGTACACAATCAGAAGACAGAGGACCTCCTTTTGAGGTCCAGCTGTAGTAATATAAGaggttcctgctgctgcaagatCGTTAGTGAAGTCCAGTGGTTTTAATTGCTCAAGACAATCCATCTGTCCCTTGCTTGAAGGAAATTAGTGTTGCTCAGGTGGACTGCTGTGAGGTCAGGGAGATGCTGGCTTTTGGTGAGAAGTAATGCTGGGCAACTGGGACCGGTGGTCTTCAGGCAAGGCAGCTGGCTCTAGGGCAGGACAGTGACCAGCACACGTGCACAGGAGCCAGCGCGGCTGTCTCTGCACCAGGCATGGTGTTGCTCACTTTGCAAACAGGTAAGCGACTGAAAACATCactgcttcccttttccctgccaAAGCACCCCAGTGCATCGAGTCAGCTCCTGGTGTTTCTTCAGACAGAATGAGCTGGCTGATGCTTTCAGTAAGTGGACTGATCTAATTTAACTGACATGGGGTCTGAAGGGAGCTGAGGAACTTTCAGGTCTCCTCCCCggcagctgagcaggcagcCCCTTGTAGAGCAGCGCTgttgagcagcagcaggttgtAAAGTTCTAAACTGCATCTTCATTGGGCAATTTATTATGGAAAATGACTGTGATATTTTAAGGTGCTGTAGCCCTAAGTGCTCTGTTAGAAAAAAGGGATTGTGTAAAGATATCCCATCTGCTGTGGTGCTACTTGGCTCAAATTGCCTGCAGAAAGCTGTGCAAACCAGCTGCTCCAAAGTAGATCAGATGCACTGACACAATCATTTGGATggtccagctgcaggagcagtgaaCTGGGGAGAGAGCAAGTACCTGGGCAGTCcgtcctcagctgctgcagctatTTCTTCTGTGAGTTTTGTAACTGCAGTATGCAGAGACCGTAACATTACGGTGTATCAGTGTAGTTAAAGTAATGCAGCTTTTGCTTGTTGCTGTAAAATCCCAGCTGGGTcttaaaagctgtttctttcgTCCCTGAAGAGCTAACCTTCTTCAGTAGCAGGTGCTTCAGTACCTGATAAAACCAACATCTCTTTCAGCCGTTCAGTGGCATTGAATGTTCCAGCAATTCAAGTTCTTATGGACTCTCTTCCTCAAGAGAATTCTGCTGCTATGGAGACATGataacagtttttaaatttgAGTATTGTTTCAAGCAAAGCTAGCTCAGTGTTCAGCACATCCAGTGCTGGGTTACTTCACAGAGTACTTGAGTACTTCTTGTGGTTTTCCTGGCTTTATTTTGTCCAGCTCCTTAATCTGCCAGTGGATTCTCAGCAGCTGCGTTAACTCACGACAACAGAAGAAATCGGAGCAAGAAAAGATGTCTGTCCTAAATGGGCTGAGTTTAGGGCATGGGTAATCCTTTATCACCTGATTCCCCACTGACTATCTGGAGTCGTCATCAGAGATCAGGCAGCTTGTCTATCGGACTGTGCTTTGCGATCCATTCTCCATTTATAGTCCCACCTTGGTGAGCAGGTAACTGTTCTGACAAAGACAGCTGAGTTACTTATTTTCAATAAAGGATACTAGTGGGTGGCAGTCCAGGATATAATTTGTGCAAAACTGAAGTCTGTAGTCCtaaatttgttgttgttgttatttccCTGTTGCTGTACACGTACAGAGTATTTTCTTTAGTAATTGAACTTTACTGCAGTAAGGCATTAAAAACTCAGGTGCCTTGACCTGAGTGGTTTGCATGTATTGTACAGACAGATGAAGGACCCTGCAGAAAGAGGAATGAAGCAGGCTATCTCTGAAATAGCCTGTCTCGTTCTTGCCTCGCTTGGAGGACAGTTAGAAGCTGTGCTTGTATCTGAGGGTGGCATGGGAGAGAGTCTCAGAAGTTTGTTGTACCACCTTCTGCAACAACATAGGAATAAAGAAAAGTGGTCCTTCAGCTGTGTAAGCGGCCATAGGTCTTTTCTTTATGCTGGACTAGATGGGATTGACTGGTTTATCCTTCTTTTGGGTTGATTTTATAGGACAGAAAGTACTTACACTTAATGACTCTTTAAACTGGCAGTCCTTTTTGTTACTCGGTCTTCTTAAGGActctgaaaatgtaataaaacaaaTTGCCTGCATgtcctgcttttgttttgctacCCGTGCAAAACCCCAGGAAGATCATCTCCCCAGGTACCAGCAATGTCCGAACCGCATGCTGGGCTAGGTGTCTGtaccagctcctgcctcctgcagcgGGTGAGTCAGTTCTTCAGGGTACGTTTGACAGCAGTGATGCTTCCCTGAGACCCTGAGTGATTTTTTCCTAGTGAAAAGCTGGCATGGATCCATAAGCTGTTTTGATAATGTGACAAATGTACTAATGAAATATACTCTTTATAACTTAAGTCTGTTCCCCTTGACAACAGGACTTTGGCTTTCATTCATCAAAACAGAAGTGTGAATGAGTAACATAAACAGCAGTcgctttttctttcttgcaggaGCATCTAACTAGAATTTGGAGTGGGGCAGAACGTGATCTAAAGTAACTTGGAAAAATCTTTGCATCATTAAATACAGTAATACTACACACTCTTAAAAATGTCCCATGCTGCCTCTATTTAGATTTAACAAAAAGGTTGGTCACCAATGTGAACCTACGTTACATACTCATTTTATTCATCCTGTTGATCTATTAAGCTGCAGCAGGCTTCATTGTATAACAGATTTGCAGCATCCATATACTTCCTAAATTAAGCACTGATTTAAAGGCTTATGATTCTGTTACCtcaaaagaaaactatttttgagAGCAATAGTGACAACTAAATAGTTTTATCAGTAACTGGAgcccaaaacacaacagcaaacTTAATTTGAAGTGTCTACAGTGGCATTTCAAAAGTATGCAAATTACTTGTACGCAATTCTCACGAACTTCAAACTACAGACTCGAggtgataatttatttttctttccagagcaCAATGTTGATTAAACCAGCCAGTGTTACTTGTTTGGCCACTACTTGACTTGCAACTGTcttgtctgatttttttaaatactcttgCAGTAATTTTATCGGAGGTCCTGGTCATCTTAGCCTAAATATGTTGTGCGTAAACTCTTAGTTTCTGGTGTAAATGaaggaacaaaaataagaaTAGTATATCCTGGTATCTTTAAACTAGAGAAATCGGGGAACTGGAAAAGGGCACGCTATATTTTAAAGCCATCTTAAGCTTGTTCTTTCCCAGCTTGTCTCTGATCTCTTTGCTCTGATGGAATGAACTATTGCTGTCGTCTTCagatttcaatttaaaaataggtAGGAAGTGCTTGGTAAACTTGAAGCAAAATGTTTAGGTCAAGGTGgaattgggaaagaaaatgtgatcaAGTTGCTTGCATAGGGCTTTGGAAAGTAGCTTATGTTCaaattttacagtttatttGAAGCAAAACTTCTGAGTTGATTACTCTCCCCCATTCTCAACTCAGTTTTGGAGCCTTTCTTCAATTTATTTAGCTACATTTATACTCAGTGTCTCCAatctgctgcagtggctgctctTATCTAACATTGAAGCTAGGAATTAGTGTGTTGAGAAACAGAATGGGGAAAATCTTAAATGACTAGTTACCTAAATAGCTAAATCTAGCTGTtgtcaattatttttaactttaaaagaaaatcgAAGTTCTTGATCAAGTCAAATAGCTTTGCCCTATGCTGGTATAACATCTTCCTATCCACTGCTCTGCTGATAGTCTGCTTtccagagggaaggaagaaggaactAGAACTTATGGAAGCCAGAATGACAGATCTCATCCTTAGTTTCCTAAGCAGAATGCAGTGCATGCAGtggtttttcctccttctgctAGCATACTCCTTAAATTTCTCTATCAGGCTGTGATGTCACCttgtgaggaaaaaacccaaagggtTAACTTCTctcaaatttcattttctttaaaaagttctaAATTCAGATGACAAGGAGATTCATGAACATGTATACAGACTCCTGaattttaagggttttttttgctgacaGCATGCCCACAGTCCTTTTCCATTCTACTTCATATGATGGgcaaattttgttttttattgttatgCTCTTTTATGGTGGGTGGCAGCTATATTACACTTTCAATGCATTTCATATCCATGATAGCTAAACAGGCTCAAAGAtggaaaatccatttttaaatgtgttaaaaagacattttaaaaagacaagctGCTAATCGTACAGAAAATTGTCAGTTTTTTAATACACTAGAGACACTCTGGATGGAATTACTATCCTAAATGGATAGCAAGAtcttaattgcttttaaaataattttctaggGCAATACTCATTCTAACTGTTTTTAGATTTGACGAGAATACTCTGAAGCCATATGACATGCTAGTATCTTGTCAGCTGGTCTGTGTTGGTACAGGAGGACTCTTacagaagaaagggaaggacaATGGATGCAAGAATCAATTGTGGATTATATGCCTTCAAGAACAAAGGAAGAATAACTACAGAGTACTTTTAAGTAGCTATGGGTTTGGATTTTGCAGCAGGGGTGTTCTTTAAGCTGTACTGGAAACTTATTACTGGTGAATGTTTGTTGCTGGCTCTTGAACAAGGAGTGGCTCGTAGATAGGTCATTTTTGGCTTTGTAAAGCAAAAGTGTGAATTTGAGAAGACTTCATTGCTTTCTTAAGTTTGCAGCAAAGTAAAGCTGTTGCTTTATTTCCAAGAGATCTAATCCTGGGAATCAAATCTGATATTATGAAAGAAGAGTGAATAAAGTGagattctgtttttctgtaaaaaaaaaaaaatgacagcattttGTAGTTCCTGGTGAAAACTGAGTCATTCTAGAGACTACTGCTGTTTCAGTAGGCTGGTAAATACAATTTAGAAAAAGGTGCAGCTTTGCCTAGCTATCTTGACTCTGAAAATGTATGCTCTCTCCTAACCCCATAGGAATTATTTATGTTAATCACTTGGTTACACTGTACTTCTCCTAGCCTTTCGGTGACCTTAGCTAATGAGGCCCTCCAAGACAGGAAGGAACAAAGAGAAATTCTGAAGCAGCAAGGGCAAAGGTGATGTTGCCCAAGGGTTTTCAATGTCTTCCTTTTTGTAGCACGTGCATTTAGCTTCCATACCCAAAGGAGCTTTTCCCCCCTCAATATTAGATCTTCTTTTGCCGTATTTTCCCCATACTGCTTGCTTGCTTCGCACTTGACTGAATGCCCTTCAGCAAACTGCTTCCAGTTACTGTCAGAAAAACTATCTGTAATCCTAATGAGTTTATAATCTTGGCTTTGGCATCAATACTatagaaacaattaaaaacaaagtaacaAAACCATAAAAGGGATACAGGAATATGTTGACCAGTCTGTTGGCTTCTTTCCTACTTAAGTCACTGTCCTTTCCCatccttctttaaaaaacaccttttaTCATTAGACTTTCTGGGTTTGGGAGAGCTCTTTGTTGGCTTTCGGGCACTCAATCATGATGATAAATCTTACCTGAAAACTGTCTCTTCTGGCAGgtaaatttgaagaaaaagaagacaaagtTCCAAAGTTGGAGTACTTGAATAACCTGGCATGCATGTGCAATGTGAATGTGGTATTGAACAAGAAAGATTTGCTTAGaatggaaatgctgcttttggaaAACTTCAACTGGAACCTCTACCTGCCAACACCAGCACACTACATTGACTACTACCTCCATGTGTCCACCTGTGAGAATGACCTTCACAATGGCTGGCCAATCACCTCGCTGGCAAAAATCCAAGATTTTCTGGAGAAATATGCATATTATTTCCTTGATTTCTCAGTGCAAGGTAAGAGGCTTAGCTTTATGCTAGAAAGACCTTCCATTTGGCAAAAGACAAAAACCTGAGAGACAAGGGTTTTAAAACTTCTCATAATATGGATTGCACAAAATTATCTGTGCAGAAAGGTTTCTCTTTGCAGTTATTTCAGGTGGCAAGTGGTACCGTGTCCCTTCCTTGCACGTAAGCCTCTTGCCTCTTTTCAGAAATCTCTAGATAACAtcaattttttccttcagcttagCACACTAATTGGTGAGACTGTCAGAAGTGGAGTCTTAGTTTTTGATCTGCCTCAGAGTATGAAGTACTGTCAGTTGCAGACATAGTATTATGCACTTCAGTGTATGAATCTTAACGGCATTTTTTAGAGAGTCCTGTGCTGCAAGGCATGACATATTTAGAATGATGGGGCTTTTAATGATTTGGTTTGCAGCATTGCTTCCAGTATCTGCCCATGTGCGAGGCAGCGAACTGCAGCATCCTCATAAGCTGGATTCAGCACTAATGTAAATATGTGTGTGATTGTCAATACCAAACTTTGGTTCAGTTGAGACCAGTCTACAAATTTTAGCATAGCTTATTTCATGGCttgttctgaaatgaaagaaactaCAGTGAAGTTTTCATAGTAGTTATGAAGAAATAGTACAGAGATCTTCAGGAAAGCTTCATCCAGTTCTGAGAGACTTTTTCTGCTCATGAGTTAATACTCTGAGATATGTGGAACGAAGCTGTGATTTAATTTTGTCCTGTTTTGCCATGTACGCACATAATAGGCTTACTGCAGTGATTAGTAACAGTATAATTCTcgcttttgttttttcttctgtagatCACACTTTCCTCCATTTTCGGCCATCTCTGATTGCTGCAGCTTGCGTGTGTGCCTCACGTATCTGTATGCAGATTTCTCCTGCCTGGACAACACAGCTTGAATTGCTAACATGTTATTCCTGGGAACATCTTGCCCAATGCATAGAAATGATGCTTATGTaagatcagaagaaaagaaacctgtTTGTGCTCTTAAGAAGATGTTAATactctgttttggtttggtttttaatttatttcatttttttaagtcattgTTTAGCTAGAATTAATATACATTGGTATTCTCTATCTTCAGTTCggggagagaaataaaagggaaaaaacccaggtCCCTTTactaaatactgtattttaacaaTATTTGCAATGCAGAATGGAGTGCACAGTTTGGTGTTCGTTGTGTTTTCTTGTACTGCTTGTCTATGTGACTGGATAGAAGCTTTTACAGAGGGCTgatgaaagcttttttccccctttgtttTCTCATTGTACCTGCAATATATTTGCTGCAGACACACCAGTGTCTAACATCAAGAATACTGTAGGGAGCCGTTTCAGaactgttctttgttttttctccactAAATGGTATGATTGTGATGCATCAATACTGGTCTGGTATCTGAGCACATACAGtcttaatagaaaataaaaaaaagtttaatagaATGATTTAGGTTGGGAGTGATGGTGGACCTTCTGAGTTCCTCCTTAAAGCAGGGCCAACTGCAGTTAAATTGGACTGGCTGGGGTGTTATCTAGGCAAGTTTTGActatctccaaggacagagacttcCCAACCCTCCagggcaacttgttccagtgcttcatcATTCTCGTGATAATCAAAAgtgtgaaaatatttcttcttaatacCTAACAGGAACTTGCCTTGTTCCCTTATAGCTACACACTTTGATACTCTGCAAATACTTACAAAGGCATTTTGAAATTGTGTATTGTGGACTTAAGGTTCCAAGATAACCAGTCCATCAGTAACAACACACTTGTGATGTAAAATGATCCATAAACCTAATGTGTGAATATTGTGGCAGGATAATTAGAATTAATGGTGAAAGCAGATGAGGATTACTACATCGAGCTAGGGCCAAAAAGCTGATGATGTAGCCTGACTGGTGAAATTTTGGGATATATGCAACCTCTGTGAACTTTTCTCTTTGATAAATCTTACTTATAATTTGTTTCAGATATTATGAGAATGACATCAAAGATGccagtaacaaaaaaaaccaagtaaCAACTCCACAGCAAGAGCAGGAAGCAGTGGGAAATCTGAGCAATCAAGCCACTACTCAAGTTCTCTTCCAGCAGGCGAGTTACTACTCCCTAGCCCAGCATTCAGCTACGCTTTCCCAGTTCCAGTCGCCAGTGCAAGACCTGTGCTCTGCTTACCGTGACTCCCTACAGCCCCACAGGCCCAGCAGCCTGCTTGCCCAGAGCGCCGAGGGCTCGCTGCACTCCTCCGCGGCTCTTCAGGCCAGCCTCCAGCCGTTCgcccagcctctgcctgccccagcgCCCATTGCCGTGCAGGTGGCGTTAGGAGCGGAGCCCAGGCACTGCATTTCCACAGTTTATGGCAGTAGTTACTTCAGTGGTCATCACTCACATGCAGCTGGGTGTTTTGATGGATAAATATTGACAGGAGAAGATGGTGATATGAACAGAAGTTGAAGAAGAAGCCCTGTGTGCGATACAAGATGTGTATCTGAATGAAAGCAGTGAAGAAACTGAATCCATACGACTCGTTTAGAGGACGTTGATCTGGATCTGCTGATCACTGGAACCTGGGTGTCCTTCTGCCAGGAGTTGTACGTTTGGCTcttggagagagagagaaatagaaattaatataCGTCACTCAGTGTCACTCTGAGAGGCATCTGCGCAGAAACCCTGTGGAGCTTACTTCCTCCTAGTCTTCAGTTAGTTACTTGCCAGAGTTGGCTGAAAGCTTGTGTTGAGGAGTTACTTCAGGCTGGAGCATTTGTTGAACTTTTGGCCCAGCAGCAATGTACCTAGAGGATGTTGTTGGAAACATGGAgtgctctcctcctctcccagtga comes from the Falco peregrinus isolate bFalPer1 chromosome 8, bFalPer1.pri, whole genome shotgun sequence genome and includes:
- the CCNJL gene encoding cyclin-J-like protein, with translation MGRARMEQQWWKGELAADIHQTLRTKELKLPMYKAHSPQIGMRRYFVDLLTVLCNRCDLCPTTRHLAVYLLDLFMDHYDITVKQLHIISFACLLLASKFEEKEDKVPKLEYLNNLACMCNVNVVLNKKDLLRMEMLLLENFNWNLYLPTPAHYIDYYLHVSTCENDLHNGWPITSLAKIQDFLEKYAYYFLDFSVQDHTFLHFRPSLIAAACVCASRICMQISPAWTTQLELLTCYSWEHLAQCIEMMLIYYENDIKDASNKKNQVTTPQQEQEAVGNLSNQATTQVLFQQASYYSLAQHSATLSQFQSPVQDLCSAYRDSLQPHRPSSLLAQSAEGSLHSSAALQASLQPFAQPLPAPAPIAVQVALGAEPRHCISTVYGSSYFSGHHSHAAGCFDG